The Pogoniulus pusillus isolate bPogPus1 chromosome 3, bPogPus1.pri, whole genome shotgun sequence nucleotide sequence GTGTAAATAATATTCTGAGCAAAATTAGGATTCATAATGCTTTGGAAGATGGTTTTTATCTTTTATACTTTTAGGTAGCCTCTTTTGATAATTACTAATTAATCTTTGTGAGCGTTCAACTtgcagaaatgaaaacattgttttcagccaggtttttctttcttgggggaagaaaaaacaaaatgcaGAAAATTGTCTGCAAAACCTTCTCTGAATAAACAATCCATTACAGCCTGAGAGGTCTTTGACCTCTCATTTGAGTGTAGAAACTCTGGGAATTCATTATCAATCATAAAATGCTAAGGAGGACACCCAGTCCCCCATAGTGGTAGGCCTCAAGTATACACTTAAGCAGTATTTTCACAGGCTAATGAGGTGTCATGAAACCAGAGCATGTGTATAGTCAAAGAATGAGGACTTGgggcagtatcacagtatcacacagtatcacagtatcatcagagttggaagagacctcacagatcatcaagtccaaccctttaccacagagctcaaggctagaatAGTGTCAGATATTATCTGATAACATTTAGTTCTGCAGCAGAGCATTGATTTAAAAGTCTCACAGTTCTCAAGTCCTTTTTTCCTGCAAAGGAATTAATATGCATGCATGATTTGttactgtggaaaaaaaatgaaaaggtcTTAAGAAATAGCCTAAGTGGTTATGATGTCTTAGAACTGATGATGAAGCTCATTGTCCTAGATCAAGCACAGTGCTTAGTCATGAAATCTGAACAGCTGTCTGCTCTTGTCTTTTCTCCCAAACTTTTGCAGTCTTGCACAAGAAATCAGAAAGTGATcagagacagaaaagaaaataagacacTTCATATAGGATATGTAAAATAGGCTGTCATAGCaacagagggaggaagaggcagGTGGACAGGTTTCCACAAGTAGGCAGCCTAGCTGGGCTTGGATCAACAAagtcaagaaaagcaaaagacacaaccaaaataaaccaaactaaAGCTGGAATTACACCACGGGCCACAGACTGATTCTAGATAACATTAGTGGTCTTGATTTCAGAGCAGAGACTGCAGCTAGCATAGTGAAAAAGCTGGGGCaggaagttgtgcacagtgCTATATTATTTTTGCTTAATTCTGTGCGCTCCTTGCATTACTAGATAAAGTTTCAGTAATCTGTGTTGAGTTCCTGTGCATGTTCAAAAGAAGAACTATAACAATCACGTGCCCATCCACAAAGAAGTCAGAAATTAGCAAGTCAATGCTTTTGGTAATGCAAAAAGGAGAAGTGCAAAAAGTTTTATGAAGGTTTGTGGGAAAGATGTCATTATGTTCACATCCCAGCACCCCTGCTGCCAGAAGGGTTAGCAGACATGAGCTCCACCTCAACAATAAGTGCATAAAATGCCTCCAAAATATTACAGAAACTCCTGCAGTGTTTGGTTCCCCTCATGGGAACTGGAGGAAGGCCAAACAGTCAGAGATCAAGAAGATCCATTAGGCTAATGTGGGTGATCGATTCAATAAATCTAATGTTATGCACTAACCTctgatgatctctgacctggaAAAACCTGATCTAGGCTGAGGGATAGGGAAGTATCTAAACTCTTACATAAATACATAATAATTCCCATTCCTACTACTTTTGATGCAGAGAGGAAATCCTAAAATGGTAATTACTGCTACATCACCTTCTCTACACAGTATAACTGAATGCATTGCCTTAATAACAGAACTCTCTAGTTAAATTAATGATGGTgtcttgccttttttgtttgtttttcatttttttattaCTGTCTGTTTGCAGGAAGTACTTGTAGGAATCCTTAGATATCCTGGAATATGGTGGAAGCAATACTGATAGATCTCTTCAGCCTACCAGCCAGCTTGCAGAACAACATCCAAGGATTACTATATAGCACACTGGAAACTATAGAGAAATGCTCTTCAACCCCTGCTCCATTTGTTTATGTCATGTGTTGCCAGAGTGAGGGAAGTGAATGGACAGGTGAACAAGAGTCCTTGCTTCCAGCTCTGAGAGGTTTTCAGAGTCTGAAGGAAAGACTGGAAGTGGTACATGCTCTGactacagctgctgctttgtataTCATCaaacaaagactggatgaaaaaGACTTAAGTGTCATTACAGTTATTCTCTCACCCTTAAGAAAAGACATAATGAAAGTCTATATAGACCATCTCTTTACAGCAGTCTACCACTTTGAATTCGAGGATTTAGAGGTGGCATTTGATTGTGAAAACCTACAGATAGCTGAACCTCAGAGCGAAGGGCAAATGCAGGATATAGCACTCATCCAAAGTGAGATTCAGATGTACTTGGAAAGCCTGCCAAGCCTGAATGGGGAACTCACCATCCTCAGATCTTCCCTGATCCCAGGTAAGAAGAATCCCAGCTAATAGATTTTATAGATGATTCCCAAGTATACTCCTTCAAGGCAATTGCAAAATGGGTAAGATTTGGAAATGTCTTCAGGCAGCAAATAACTCTGTAAGATGTTGCAATGATGCATCATGTCCATAAGAGGGGGAAGTGTCAACAGAGATAGAGCAAAAGACTGGCAAGTCTGTTCCAGGCCTGGGGGATGATCAGATGAGAGAGGACTGCGTTTAGtaagagcacagctgcagggagtaACACCTCTTCTCTCTGTGACAATCACACAGTGAGAGTCACCGCTGCTTTCTGAgaaggcagaatcacagaatgataggatttggaagtgacctctgaagatcatccagtccagtcctcttgccagagcaggttcatctagagcaggttgcacaggacagtGTCCAGGCGGGTTCGAATgattcctgggcaatctgttgcagtgctctaccaccttgaaagaagctcctcctcctgtttataTGGAacttcttttgtgcctggttatCTCTTGTCATGTCACTGGGTGCCCACCGTTTAGTATTTGTAATAAATGATAACCTCTCCCCTtagtcttcttttctctaggctaaaaagGCCCAAGTcgctcagcctttcttcctagGAAAGGTGTTGtggtcccctaatcatctttgcagccctttgctgtgccctctcaATCATcttcctgtctcttttgaactggggagcccagaactgaaacagttctcCAGATGAGACCTTatcagggcagaatagagggagaGGATAagctctctggatctgctggccacactcatcttaatgcatcccaggatgctgTTGTCCTTCCTGGCCACAGGAGCACGCTGCTAACTTATGGTCATCCTGTTGTTCACCAGGACTCCTAGgttcttttcctcagagctgctttgcagcatgTCAGCCTCTAAGCTGTGACTGATACATGGGGTTATTCCTCTCTAGATACagtaccctgcacttgctcACGTTGAATTACATAAGGTTAgactctgctcagctctccagtctgtccaggtcacACTGGATGGGAACCCAGCCTTCAGGACAGCGCTGACCTATGTCTGCAGCCTCAGGCATGCCTGGTTAATCAAGCTGATATCTCGGTGTCCCTGTCATCACATGAGCCAGTTTACTGTAGCATGTCTCTCAACTGGTGTGGTTGTGACATCTCATGATTCAGAGGATGTGAGGGAAAGCTGAGAGGTTTGCTACTGCAAAAATCTGTAACTGACTTTCCTAAAAATGTCTGAAATGATTCAGAACCTGAAAGGAACATGAATTACTTAATGCCACCTTTGCCTTTATTGTGCTTCAAGATTTTGAATGTGACTTTGTAAGGATCACACTACAGAAGAGGTTTTGAATCTCAGCTCCGATTGCCACTAGGCTTGTCAGCTGTTAAGATACCAAAAATACCAGTTGTGAGATTGTTTTTTGGTGTTCAACTTTGCCATGCAgactccctctgccctgctacCCCCAAAGGCAGTGATGCCAACTTAGAATGTTTAGGAGTCTAGTTTAATTTTCCTCAGTGAGTTGGTTACCTCTTCTCTAGGGTTTGCACTAtaggtctgaaaaaaaaacaggctaAATCTGCCAGGACTCCATGGTCAAACTCCCCTACTTTGACCTCAGAGGATTATGATTACTAGCAAGAAGGAAACTtagattctatgaatttaaatGCCACTGCTAAATACAAGGTGAAGCAATACTCAACCTGATTGACTAACTCCATATCTCTTTTGTATGTAATATCTGCACTGGTTTTATGTTGAAAACAAccatttgttggggttttttttgcttgacAGATGATATTTTCCTACATGGCTTCACCACAAGAACAGGTGGTATCTCCTACATACCAACTCTAAGCTCCTGCAACCTCTTCAGCAGTTCCCAGCGGAGGGACCCACAAGTTGTTGTTAAAGAAAACCTCCGCCGGCTGGCTAATGCTGCAGGATTTAACCCAGAGACTTTTCACAGAGTCAAGGTACCTTACTACACAGTGGATTTATGTAAATAGGTCAAATCTTCCTTCATCTATCACTGGCTAAAACTGTAGGCATTAGTCTTACTTTAGTCAGCAAGAACTAGTGAGAAGGAGAACACTCCAAACATTTATCCTGGTCTGTGGGAATAGCTATCAAAACTATCTGCTGTTTGGCACTACATGGAGAAGCACAGTTTCTTCTAAGTATATTCTGTCATTTAACTTACCACAGAGTAGATTTATCTGATAAAAGATCAGCAGattttcctttaaaagaaaaatgcacCATCACTTCTGTGGTGGCTTTCTGCTGATGTATCTGTGTAACATTTGATCAAGGGACTCCCTAATTCTCACACCTAACCAGTTGGTGCAGAAGAGTGTTTCATGCCAAAGAAAAATCCCTGCATTAGTCAgaactgagattttttttgctgctttatCACTCCATGTTCTGGTTTTGTCTTGACAGGTTGATCATGCTAATGCTGTGTGTATTATGGGAAAGACAGAGCCTGACAGCTATGATGGAATAGTTACGAATCAGAAGGGTGTTACAATAGCAGCTCCAGGTGCTGATTGTATACCTGTGCTGTTTGCTGATCCTGTCAGAAAggcctgtggtgctgctcatTCTGGTAGGAATTTTAGATCATGGAGATGAAACTAAATGAGAAGCCACTGGAAAATGAAGTTTTGGACTAAAGATTACAAAATAGCAACCAAAGGAGCACTGAATGAGATGaatgcctcttctcccaggcaaccagcaacagaacaaggggacacagtctcaagttgtgctggtgaaagtctaggctggatgttaggaggaagttgttggcagagagagtgattggcattggaatgggctgcccaggg carries:
- the LACC1 gene encoding purine nucleoside phosphorylase LACC1, whose protein sequence is MVEAILIDLFSLPASLQNNIQGLLYSTLETIEKCSSTPAPFVYVMCCQSEGSEWTGEQESLLPALRGFQSLKERLEVVHALTTAAALYIIKQRLDEKDLSVITVILSPLRKDIMKVYIDHLFTAVYHFEFEDLEVAFDCENLQIAEPQSEGQMQDIALIQSEIQMYLESLPSLNGELTILRSSLIPDDIFLHGFTTRTGGISYIPTLSSCNLFSSSQRRDPQVVVKENLRRLANAAGFNPETFHRVKVDHANAVCIMGKTEPDSYDGIVTNQKGVTIAAPGADCIPVLFADPVRKACGAAHSGWKGTLLGVSMATVNAMISEYGCNLKDILVVLGPSVGPCCYKLPHELAEEFHRIDPTCVRLFDSTDPYIDIRRATRILLERGGILPENIQDDSVSDHNENITFCTACHPDKFYSHFRDGTNFGTQIGFISIKD